A window of the Drosophila simulans strain w501 chromosome 2L, Prin_Dsim_3.1, whole genome shotgun sequence genome harbors these coding sequences:
- the LOC6732592 gene encoding putative gustatory receptor 36b, with the protein MVDWVVLLLKAVHIYCYLIGLSNFEYDCRTGRVFTSWRCTIYAFMANILILITTIYHFTAHSNNNLIFQSANKLHEYVIIVMSGLKIVAGLITVLNRWLQRGQMMQLVKDVIRLYMINPQSKSMIRWGVILKAFISFAMDLFQVRLSVDALERQGTADLMGLFVKLCVSFIMNLAISQHFLVMLLIRAQYRIINAKLRKVIEESRNLSFLQHRNGGFMTRCCYLSDQLEDIGEVQSKLQSMVGQLGEVFGMQGLMAYSGYYLSIVGTSYMSYSIYKYGPQNLKLSPKTSIIACIWITLFYLDALVNCNNMLCVLDHHKDFLGLLEERTVFASSLDIRLEESFESLQLQLARNPLKINVMGMFPITRGSTAAMCASIIVNSIFLIQFDMEFF; encoded by the exons ATGGTCGATTGGGTCGTGTTGCTGCTGAAGGCAGTCCACATATACTGCTACTTGATAGGGTTAAGTAACTTTGAGTACGATTGCCGAACAGGACGCGTATTTACATCGTGGCGATGTACTATCTACGCCTTCATGGCTAACATCCTTATTTTGATTACAACAATTTATCATTTTACCGCTCACagtaataacaatttaatttttcaaagcgCAAATAAGCTGCATGAATATGTTATCATCGTAATGTCCGGCCTAAAGATCGTGGCgg ggCTCATTACGGTGCTTAATAGATGGCTTCAGCGTGGCCAAATGATGCAGCTAGTGAAAGACGTTATCCGTTTATATATGATCAATCCGCAGTCGAAGAGTATGATTCGCTGGGGAGTTATATTGAAAGCTTTCATTAGTTTTGCAATGGACCTCTTTCAAGTAAGACTCTCCGTGGATGCATTGGAACGCCAAGGAACAGCCGATTTGATGGGCTTGTTTGTAAAATTGTGCGTTTCGTTCATTATGAATTTGGCCATATCCCAGCATTTTCTGGTAATGCTTTTAATTCGAGCACAATATCGGATTATTAACGCAAAGCTGCGAAAGGTGATCGAGGAAAGCAGGAATTTGAGTTTCCTGCAGCACCGAAATGGAGGCTTTATGACGAGATGCTGCTATCTATCTGATCAGTTGGAAGATATAGGCGAGGTCCAGAGCAAACTACAATCGATGGTGGGTCAACTGGGAGAGGTATTCGGCATGCAGGGGCTTATGGCTTATAGTGGATACTACCTATCCATTGTGGGCACATCTTATATGtcatatagcatatataaatatggacCGCAAAATCTGAAACTGTCACCCAAGACCTCGATCATCGCCTGCATTTGGATTACCTTATTTTACCTTGATGCCTTGGTCAATTGCAACAATATGCTATGTGTGTTGGACCATCACAAGGACTTTTTGGGTCTATTGGAGGAACGAACTGTGTTTGCTTCCAGCTTGGACATTCGACTGGAGGAATCC TTTGAAAGTCTTCAGTTGCAACTGGCTCGAAacccattaaaaattaatgtaaTGGGTATGTTCCCTATCACGCGTGGCTCAACTGCGGCTATGTGTGCTTCTATTATAGTGAATTCAATTTTTCTAATTCAATTTGACATGGAATTCTTTTGA
- the LOC6732590 gene encoding uncharacterized protein LOC6732590 produces the protein MYDQVIFTCELLHHRTVGSQIEETRRTWEERCSWFPAAQRNLAARCSEIYKESLEKYGNDYYEFYANRNRLREEHRVNTKSYKRRERRRSHRPMDHLKEYRVSPTSNGEYGSVRPMRLLQWL, from the coding sequence ATGTATGACCAGGTGATATTCACATGTGAACTCTTGCACCACAGAACTGTGGGCAGCCAAATCGAGGAGACACGGCGCACTTGGGAGGAGCGGTGCTCTTGGTTTCCGGCTGCCCAAAGGAATTTGGCAGCAAGGTGTTCCGAAATTTACAAGGAGAGTCTTGAAAAGTATGGCAACGATTACTACGAGTTCTATGCAAATAGGAATCGTTTGAGGGAAGAACACAGAGTTAATACGAAGTCTTATAAACGTCGGGAAAGAAGAAGGTCCCACAGGCCAATGGACCATTTAAAAGAATATAGGGTGTCGCCAACTTCAAACGGGGAATACGGAAGTGTTCGGCCAATGCGACTCCTTCAATGGCTTTAG
- the LOC27209436 gene encoding uncharacterized protein LOC27209436, which translates to MKEYSEVIFVDQLKHFRVVASQIDKTRTNWEKSSAWFADAQREYYSRYGSIYAECRKTYGDKMYGYYARRNRLRSEYCVKSKTAKTRQEIRYENESMAHLKGYKYSETTNGEYGRVRPSALFFC; encoded by the coding sequence ATGAAAGAGTACAGTGAGGTGATTTTTGTGGATCAGCTCAAGCACTTTCGCGTTGTGGCCAGTCAGATTGATAAGACTCGCACTAACTGGGAGAAAAGTAGCGCCTGGTTTGCAGATGCCCAAAGGGAGTATTACTCCCGATACGGGTCCATTTACGCCGAATGTAGGAAAACATACGGAGATAAAATGTATGGATACTACGCCAGGAGAAACCGTCTTCGATCAGAGTACTGTGTCAAGTCCAAGACGGCCAAGACACGCCAAGAAATCCGTTACGAAAATGAATCCATGGCCCACTTGAAAGGATATAAGTACTCCGAGACGACCAATGGCGAATATGGCAGGGTGCGCCCATCGGCattatttttctgttaa
- the LOC6732591 gene encoding putative gustatory receptor 36a, which translates to MEMFDWVGLLLKAAYYYGQIIGLCNFKIDWQRGRVVAAQRSIIFAIAINVLICMVVLLQISKKFNLDSYFSKVNQLHQYVIIVMVSLRMASGVSTILNRWHQRAQLMRMAECVFRLFLKKPQVKQMSRWAILVKLSVAVVSDFLQMAISIDSVGRLGSKQFVGMALEFWMSAIINMALSQYYLIILFVRAYYHLLKTELRQVIHESQMLSETYPRRGAFMTKCCFLADRIDNIAKLQNELQSIVAQLNQMFDLQGMMVYVGYYIFFISTNYITYSLAKNGIEQLHLTVRAVALGFSWCFFYYMDAILNLFVILNLLDDHKELERILEDRTLFTSALDVRLEQSFESIQLQLIRNPFKFEVLDIFTITRSSSAAMMGSIITHSIFLIQYDMEYF; encoded by the exons ATGGAAATGTTTGACTGGGTCGGTTTGTTATTAAAGGCAGCCTACTACTATGGGCAGATCATTGGTCTTTGCAACTTCAAAATTGACTGGCAAAGAGGTCGTGTTGTTGCAGCCCAAAGGAGCATAATATTCGCCATCGCGATTAACGTCTTAATTTGTATGGTGGTGCTTTTGCAAATCTCCAAGAAATTCAATCTCGATTCGTACTTCAGTAAGGTGAACCAGCTACACCAATATGTGATCATCGTGATGGTTTCACTGAGGATGGCTTCAG GAGTTTCTACAATTCTCAACAGATGGCACCAGCGAGCACAACTAATGCGCATGGCTGAATGTGTATTTCGGCTATTTCTAAAAAAGCCGCAAGTGAAGCAAATGTCCCGATGGGCAATTCTTGTAAAGTTATCTGTAGCTGTCGTCAGCGACTTCTTACAAATGGCCATATCTATAGACTCAGTGGGTCGCTTGGGGTCCAAACAATTCGTGGGAATGGCCTTGGAGTTCTGGATGTCAGCCATTATAAATATGGCCTTATCACAGTACTATTTGATAATACTTTTCGTTCGAGCCTATTACCATTTGCTCAAGACAGAGCTGCGGCAGGTGATCCATGAAAGCCAGATGCTAAGTGAGACTTACCCACGGAGAGGGGCTTTCATGACCAAGTGCTGTTTCTTGGCCGATCGAATAGATAATATAGCAAAACTTCAGAATGAACTTCAATCTATCGTGGCCCAGTTGAACCAGATGTTCGACTTGCAAGGGATGATGGTTTATGTCGGATactatatattctttatatcAACAAATTACATAACGTACAGTTTAGCTAAAAATGGTATAGAACAACTGCACTTGACTGTCAGAGCAGTGGCACTGGGATTTagttggtgttttttttactACATGGATGCCATACTAAATCTGTTTGTTATACTCAATCTCTTGGATGATCACAAGGAGCTAGAACGGATACTAGAAGATAGAACTCTGTTTACTTCCGCCTTGGATGTCCGCTTGGAGCAATCC TTTGAAAGCATCCAATTGCAGCTAATTCGAAATCCGTTCAAATTTGAAGTATTGGATATATTTACCATTACTCGGAGTTCATCCGCGGCCATGATGGGATCTATAATAACACATTCGATATTTCTTATTCAATACGACatggaatatttttaa
- the LOC27206561 gene encoding uncharacterized protein LOC27206561 has translation MGHLTEAKMCAEDPFTQHQLPHHHKTEHHQCHQQLRMNMEQQDGTPGARKSATGRTAATSLQIWYILHVILVLIDISSSLTMTEVKIPNHIMRLKSATLGCRYALDGESLYSVKWYKDGHEIYRYVPRDKPPGQSFPLPGVNIDLRNSSDTQILLRRVTLQSSGLYRCEVSGEAPAFNTVSESETMTVVVTPNHGPKITGGQPRYQIGDIVRVNCTSSPSKPVCHLSWLINGEPVQKTHLRQYDKVVVNRDGLEMARLGLEFRVRSFHFKHGDMKLKCVAKISSLYLQSNEESVESDRQHRAPALESRETVAAKSSTIAAACSKLPSSLIVLLPPVILLLLFQNWNWPKNS, from the exons aTGGGGCATTTAACGGAGGCCAAGATGTGTGCGGAGGATCCCTTCACCCAGCACCAGCTGCCGCACCACCATAAAACCGAGCACCACCAATGCCACCAACAGCTGCGAATGAATATGGAGCAACAGGACGGAACTCCGGGAGCGAGAAAATCGGCCACAGGAAGGACGGCGGCCACGAGTTTGCAGATCTGGTATATCCTACATGTGATACTAGTCCTAATCG ACATTAGCAGCTCGCTGACAATGACCGAGGTGAAGATACCCAATCACATAATGCGCCTGAAGAGCGCCACTCTGGGCTGCCGTTACGCCCTCGACGGGGAGTCCTTGTACTCGGTGAAGTGGTATAAGGACGGGCACGAGATCTACCGCTATGTGCCACGCGATAAGCCCCCCGGACAGTCCTTCCCCCTGCCCGGAGTCAACATCGAT CTGCGTAACTCCTCGGACACCCAGATTCTCCTGCGCCGCGTTACCCTGCAGAGTTCCGGACTTTATCGGTGCGAGGTGTCCGGCGAGGCGCCCGCATTCAACACCGTATCCGAGTCGGAGACCATGACCGTTGTGG TGACCCCCAACCACGGACCGAAAATAACAGGTGGCCAGCCGCGCTACCAAATTGGAGACATCGTCCGGGTTAACTGCACCTCGTCGCCGTCCAAGCCCGTCTGTCACCTTAGTTGGCTTATAAATGGGGAACCGGTGCAGAAGACGCACCTTCGGCAGTACGACAAGGTGGTGGTGAATCGAGATGGGTTGGAGATGGCTCGCTTGGGACTGGAGTTCCGGGTGCGGTCCTTCCACTTCAAGCACGGCGACATGAAGTTGAAG TGCGTGGCCAAGATCAGCTCACTGTATCTGCAGAGTAACGAGGAGAGTGTGGAAAGCGATCGCCAGCATCGTGCCCCGGCATTGGAATCTCGGGAGACGGTAGCAGCCAAGTCCAGCACGATTG cTGCCGCCTGTTCAAAACTGCCATCAAGCCTGATTGTATTACTGCCTCCTgtcatcctgctgctgctgtttcaaAATTGgaactggccaaaaaatagtTAA
- the LOC6732593 gene encoding putative gustatory receptor 36c → MDLESFLLGAVYHYGLLIGLSTFEFDWNTGRVFTTKWSTFYAIAMDSCIFVLYIYHWTGNTNIVNTIFGRANMLHEYVVAIMTGLRIATGLFILIHRWYQRCKMMDLTASVVRMYVARPQVGRMSRWGILTKFISGTMTDGLQMAMVLNAMGHIDSQFYLGLGLQYWVSVILNMTMIQQYMIMLFVRTQFQLINTELRQVIEEAKELLLSPRHQGVFMTKCCSLADQLENIARVQSQLHTIVDQMEKVYGIQGAMIYGGYYLSSVGTCYLAYSILKHGYENLNMALSAVILSYAWCLFYYLDGMLNLSVMLHVQDDYREMLQILGERTIFVGLDVRLEEAFENLNLQLIRNPLEIKVVKLYDVTRSNTLAMFGNLITHSIFLIQYDIEHF, encoded by the exons ATGGACTTGGAAAGTTTTTTGTTGGGAGCGGTTTACCACTATGGACTCCTCATCGGTCTCAGTACCTTTGAGTTCGACTGGAACACAGGGCGTGTATTTACAACAAAATGGAGTACTTTTTACGCAATTGCGATGGATTCATGTATATTTGTCCTATACATTTATCACTGGACCGGAAACACAAACATTGTTAATACGATTTTCGGCAGAGCAAACATGTTGCACGAATATGTTGTCGCCATAATGACCGGACTTAGAATTGCTACTG GTCTTTTCATACTGATTCACAGATGGTACCAGCGCTGCAAGATGATGGATTTGACGGCAAGTGTGGTCCGAATGTATGTAGCTAGGCCGCAGGTAGGGAGAATGTCTCGCTGGGGCATTCTCACCAAGTTTATTTCCGGGACTATGACCGATGGCCTCCAAATGGCCATGGTCTTGAATGCAATGGGGCATATAGACTCGCAATTCTACCTGGGACTGGGCTTGCAGTACTGGGTGTCCGTTATTCTCAACATGACTATGATACAGCAATACATGATAATGCTTTTCGTTCGGACACAGTTCCAGCTCATTAACACGGAACTGCGTCAGGTGATCGAGGAAGCCAAGGAACTGCTGTTAAGCCCCCGGCATCAGGGAGTTTTCATGACCAAGTGTTGTTCGTTGGCGGATCAGCTAGAGAATATAGCAAGAGTCCAGAGCCAATTACACACGATTGTGGACCAAATGGAAAAAGTATACGGCATTCAGGGGGCCATGATCTATGGGGGCTACTACTTGTCCTCGGTGGGCACCTGTTACTTGGCGTATAGTATCCTCAAACATGGATATGAGAACTTGAACATGGCACTGAGTGCTGTAATCCTATCATATGCTTGGTGTTTATTTTACTACCTTGATGGTATGCTCAATTTATCGGTCATGCTCCACGTCCAGGATGACTACCGGGAAATGCTACAAATACTCGGGGAGCGGACAATATTCGTTGGCTTGGATGTCCGCCTCGAAGAAGCC TTTGAGAACCTTAATCTGCAGTTGATACGAAATCCGTTAGAAATAAAGGTTGTTAAGTTGTATGATGTAACTCGCAGCAATACATTGGCCATGTTCGGAAACCTGATCACgcattcaatttttttaattcagtatgatattgaacatttttaa